A genomic window from Slackia heliotrinireducens DSM 20476 includes:
- a CDS encoding radical SAM protein — translation MHFASGVVRPPFEAACGFLQITSGCSHNRCKFCTFYKDARFAVSPWEEIEADLDELAASPWRYYDRIWLQGADSFVLPYDRLMRVAETIYEKLPWVKSIGAFARVTNFRNKTEEQLRNLAAAGYSRLTVGVETGDDQLLTRMNKGYVSDEVLEQMSKVDAAGLTWVGQFVNGLGGHGYGSRSAEETARVYNQLHPMMIYTASLTLFEDTPLYADVQAGSFVEANERERLRELKALISRLECDTVFKCEHVSMPVKIAGRVPRDRDAMLSALDEAIEESYDGRFERYRASIANL, via the coding sequence TCGGGATGTTCCCACAACAGGTGCAAGTTCTGCACCTTCTACAAGGACGCGCGGTTCGCTGTGTCGCCGTGGGAAGAAATCGAGGCCGACCTCGACGAGCTTGCCGCCTCGCCATGGCGCTACTACGACCGCATCTGGCTGCAGGGCGCCGATTCGTTCGTGCTTCCGTATGATCGGCTCATGCGTGTCGCGGAAACGATTTACGAGAAACTGCCCTGGGTGAAAAGCATCGGCGCATTCGCGCGTGTCACGAACTTCCGCAACAAAACCGAGGAACAGCTCCGCAATCTCGCGGCGGCGGGGTACTCCAGGCTCACCGTGGGTGTGGAAACGGGCGACGACCAGCTGCTCACGCGCATGAACAAGGGCTACGTTTCCGACGAGGTGCTCGAGCAGATGTCGAAGGTTGACGCGGCCGGGCTCACGTGGGTTGGGCAGTTCGTGAACGGGTTGGGCGGGCACGGCTACGGCAGCCGCAGCGCCGAGGAGACCGCGCGCGTTTACAACCAGCTGCACCCCATGATGATTTACACCGCGTCGCTCACGCTGTTCGAGGACACGCCGCTGTACGCCGACGTGCAGGCGGGGAGCTTCGTCGAAGCGAACGAGCGCGAGCGCCTGCGCGAACTGAAGGCGCTTATTTCGCGGCTGGAATGCGACACCGTGTTCAAGTGCGAGCACGTGTCGATGCCCGTGAAGATTGCGGGGCGCGTGCCGCGCGACCGTGACGCCATGCTGTCCGCACTGGACGAGGCGATTGAAGAGTCCTACGACGGCCGGTTCGAACGGTATCGGGCAAGCATCGCGAACCTATAG
- a CDS encoding TIGR00730 family Rossman fold protein: protein MNICVFCGSNPAIGEPYVTAAREVGQAIGQGGHTLVFGGFEMGLMGEVARAAKAAGARVIGVVPKTLVGAPHRVIFDADELIQTVDLAQRKRVMEDAADGFISLAGAYGTLDELYEVLAMRKAAQGSPAPVALVNTDGFYDPLAAMHAVMLERGFMSQDDFDYARFVPDGAAAVRALERA from the coding sequence ATGAACATTTGCGTTTTCTGCGGCTCGAATCCGGCCATCGGGGAGCCGTACGTGACGGCCGCCCGCGAGGTGGGGCAAGCCATCGGCCAGGGCGGGCATACGCTGGTGTTCGGCGGCTTCGAGATGGGGCTCATGGGCGAAGTGGCGCGCGCCGCCAAGGCCGCAGGAGCGCGTGTCATCGGCGTGGTGCCTAAGACCCTGGTAGGCGCGCCGCACCGCGTGATTTTCGACGCCGACGAGCTTATTCAGACGGTTGACCTGGCGCAACGCAAGCGCGTGATGGAAGATGCCGCCGACGGGTTCATCAGTCTGGCCGGAGCCTACGGCACGCTGGACGAGCTGTACGAGGTGCTGGCCATGCGCAAGGCCGCCCAGGGGTCGCCTGCACCCGTGGCCCTGGTGAACACCGACGGGTTCTACGACCCGCTGGCCGCTATGCACGCCGTCATGCTCGAGCGCGGGTTCATGTCCCAGGATGATTTCGACTACGCCAGGTTCGTTCCCGATGGCGCTGCCGCCGTGCGCGCTTTGGAGCGGGCCTAG
- a CDS encoding DNA repair protein produces the protein MSDNRQYLCIDLKSFYASVECVERGLDPLTTDLVVADPERTEKTITLAVSPSLKAKGVRNRCRVFEIPKSIDYIMAPPRMQHYIKHSAEIYGIILKYIAKEDIHVYSIDESFMDVTNYLPLYGCTTRELGERIRRDILESTGIPATCGMGPNLFLAKVALDITAKHSPDFFGELDEESFKAMLWDHKPITDFWRIGHGTARRLKELGIETMGQLALYPYPEKLFKQFGIDAEILIDHAWGIEPVTIADIKAYRNQTHSITNAQVLACGYTYSEARMIVKEMTDQVCLEMVAKSQQAASVTVNMRYEKDEDGNIYTSGGTARLPYPSNSREIILPRILDVFDNVTDRSCRIRGLVVNCNNVTDSERGQMSLFANEEQLAEERNRQETILGVKERFGKNALLRGTDLLPKATQRERNRQIGGHKSGE, from the coding sequence ATGAGCGACAATCGGCAATACCTTTGCATCGACCTGAAGTCGTTCTACGCCTCCGTCGAATGCGTCGAACGCGGGCTGGACCCGCTCACAACCGATCTGGTGGTGGCCGACCCCGAGCGCACGGAGAAAACCATCACCTTGGCCGTTTCGCCATCGCTTAAGGCCAAGGGCGTGCGCAACCGCTGCCGCGTGTTCGAAATACCGAAGAGTATTGATTACATCATGGCGCCACCGCGCATGCAGCACTACATCAAGCACTCCGCGGAAATCTACGGCATCATCCTGAAGTACATCGCGAAGGAAGACATCCACGTCTACTCGATCGACGAGTCGTTCATGGACGTGACCAACTATCTGCCGCTGTATGGCTGCACCACGCGTGAACTGGGCGAACGCATCCGCCGCGATATCCTGGAATCCACGGGCATCCCCGCCACCTGTGGCATGGGGCCCAACCTGTTTTTGGCGAAGGTGGCGCTGGATATCACGGCGAAGCACAGCCCGGATTTCTTCGGCGAGCTGGACGAAGAGTCCTTCAAAGCCATGCTCTGGGACCACAAACCCATAACGGATTTCTGGCGAATCGGCCACGGCACGGCGCGACGGCTGAAGGAGCTCGGCATCGAAACCATGGGGCAGCTGGCGCTTTACCCCTACCCCGAAAAGCTGTTCAAGCAGTTCGGCATCGACGCGGAAATCCTGATCGACCACGCGTGGGGCATCGAGCCCGTGACCATCGCCGACATCAAGGCGTACCGCAACCAGACCCATTCGATCACCAACGCCCAGGTTCTGGCCTGCGGATACACGTACAGCGAGGCGCGGATGATCGTGAAGGAGATGACCGACCAGGTGTGTCTGGAAATGGTGGCGAAGTCGCAGCAGGCGGCGTCGGTCACCGTCAACATGCGCTACGAGAAGGACGAGGACGGCAACATCTACACTTCCGGCGGCACGGCGCGGCTGCCCTACCCCAGCAACTCGCGGGAAATCATCCTGCCACGGATCCTGGACGTGTTCGACAACGTGACCGACCGGTCGTGTCGCATCCGCGGCCTGGTCGTGAACTGCAACAACGTCACCGATTCGGAGCGGGGGCAGATGAGCTTGTTCGCCAACGAGGAACAGCTGGCCGAGGAGCGCAACCGTCAAGAGACCATCCTGGGTGTGAAGGAGAGGTTCGGGAAGAACGCCCTGCTGCGCGGCACCGACTTGCTTCCCAAGGCGACGCAACGCGAGCGGAACCGCCAGATCGGAGGGCATAAATCCGGTGAGTAG
- a CDS encoding flavin reductase family protein gives MESISLAKASQLTSPNPLTLVCTQRPDGKTNVATVSWWTYLSFNPNMVAFAMAKTSYSGERVREAGVVALAMPGTELADVVMGCGSRTGRKTDKVEEFGIAMQALPEVPVEVPQGSYLVVSCKLKEFVEVGDHYLYICDVDEVLGDGDVSAAFAWGGYSRIAGATIAE, from the coding sequence ATGGAAAGCATCTCTTTGGCCAAGGCCTCGCAGCTCACGTCGCCGAATCCGCTGACGCTTGTGTGCACGCAGCGGCCCGACGGCAAGACCAACGTGGCCACCGTTTCCTGGTGGACGTACCTGAGCTTCAACCCCAACATGGTGGCGTTCGCCATGGCGAAGACCTCCTACAGCGGAGAGAGGGTTCGCGAAGCGGGTGTGGTCGCGCTCGCCATGCCCGGCACCGAGCTGGCCGACGTCGTCATGGGCTGCGGCAGCAGGACCGGTCGCAAGACGGACAAGGTGGAAGAGTTCGGCATCGCCATGCAGGCGCTTCCCGAAGTGCCCGTCGAGGTGCCCCAGGGTTCCTATCTTGTCGTGAGCTGCAAGCTCAAGGAGTTCGTCGAGGTGGGAGACCACTATCTCTACATTTGCGATGTCGACGAGGTGCTCGGCGACGGGGATGTTAGCGCTGCATTCGCATGGGGCGGCTACTCGCGCATTGCCGGCGCGACGATTGCGGAATAA